One Fusarium poae strain DAOMC 252244 chromosome 4, whole genome shotgun sequence DNA window includes the following coding sequences:
- a CDS encoding hypothetical protein (TransMembrane:2 (o273-293i445-468o)~BUSCO:31315at5125), which produces MRCNPRAIGLQSRLYSSENPPKDPETNSRTNKDVEAELESILKPRPNILKELQPPLERPKLEDVKSASADAIPQDTKPETPKNEETKPEPTKLDDAAQSHETPSTTDSLQILRDRAQHRVSELKEKFSHAMDTLQYRAMNASQTLNDITGYTSIEIIKGQNAKLETALAEAHERVRNARQEYKTSNASRATTQREVTTLLARKDSWSPIDLERFTELYRADHTLEGKVASSQEALTEAEIEEQRLSQQLNAGILKRYHEEQIWSDRIRRASTWGTWGLMGMNFLLFVILQFVAEPWKRRRLVRGVVAEEKAVLEEVRGELEQVKLAIEAQNRPAAAAALASAVEATRDADVEPTAEIVESEEVPTESPFTTAEAHTSEIPISTPVEPATETPLPETLPMRTWPEVLNDPSWWKAWKELLLDPLWWRTKTEDLYSERRIDMRMRDASLLALEGALAGAVFTASIALLMVRR; this is translated from the coding sequence ATGCGATGCAACCCCAGGGCCATTGGTCTGCAATCACGACTCTATTCATCAGAAAACCCCCCGAAAGACCCAGAGACCAACTCTAGGACAAATAAAGACGTCGAGGCTGAGCTCGAATCTATCCTTAAACCTCGGCCAAATATTCTAAAGGAGCTGCAACCGCCTCTCGAAAGACCAAAACTGGAAGATGTCAAGTCAGCTTCTGCAGATGCTATCCCCCAAGACACAAAACCCGAGACGCCCAAAAATGAAGAGACCAAGCCCGAACCCACAAAACTCGACGATGCTGCTCAATCACACGAAACCCCCTCAACTACTGATAGCCTCCAAATTCTCCGTGACCGCGCGCAACATCGTGTCAGCGAGTTAAAGGAGAAATTTAGCCATGCTATGGATACTCTTCAATACCGAGCGATGAACGCTTCTCAGACACTGAATGATATCACTGGATATACCAGCATTGAGATCATCAAAGGCCAAAACGCCAAGCTTGAGACGGCACTTGCAGAGGCTCACGAGCGGGTTCGAAATGCTCGTCAGGAATACAAGACATCGAATGCCAGCCGAGCTACGACGCAACGTGAGGTCACAACTCTGTTGGCAAGAAAGGATAGTTGGTCGCCGATCGATCTCGAGCGGTTTACCGAGCTGTACCGAGCAGACCACACCCTTGAGGGCAAGGTGGCATCGTCCCAGGAAGCTTTGACAGAAGCCGAAATAGAAGAACAACGCTTGAGTCAGCAACTCAACGCAGGTATCCTAAAGCGTTACCATGAGGAACAAATCTGGAGCGACCGCATCCGAAGGGCGAGTACCTGGGGTACATGGGGTCTAATGGGCATGAACTTCTTGCTATTCGTTATCCTGCAGTTCGTGGCAGAGCCCTGGAAGAGAAGGCGATTAGTAAGAGGCGTTGTAGCTGAGGAGAAGGCCGTGCTGGAAGAGGTTCGTGGGGAGCTTGAGCAAGTCAAGCTTGCCATTGAGGCCCAAAACCGAcctgctgccgccgccgcttTGGCTTCAGCTGTTGAAGCGACTCGGGACGCAGACGTCGAGCCTACTGCCGAGATTGTGGAATCGGAAGAGGTACCAACCGAGAGTCCCTTTACAACTGCGGAGGCACATACCAGTGAGATACCTATTTCGACGCCCGTTGAGCCAGCAACCGAGACGCCTCTCCCGGAAACTCTGCCAATGAGGACTTGGCCAGAAGTCCTCAATGATCCCTCATGGTGGAAAGCCTGGAAGGAACTTCTGCTTGATCCCTTGTGGTGGAGGACCAAGACAGAAGACCTTTACAGCGAGCGACGGATAGATATGCGCATGAGAGACGCTTCATTGTTGGCGCTGGAGGGAGCGCTGGCTGGAGCTGTTTTTACCGCAAGCATTGCGCTACTAATGGttcgaagatga
- a CDS encoding hypothetical protein (BUSCO:41963at5125) gives MASSDTPALKNNPKFIFFTDFDGTVTTADSNDYMTDNLGFGVERRRQLNKDVLFGKMHFRDSFVEMLDSIKTPFDECVDILLKNIKLDPGFKEFYDWAQQNNVPIVILSGGMEPVIRALLDTLLGPGWDIQIVSNYVTAREGKTLKDEGGWRIEFHDDSIHGHDKSIEIRKYSSLPGRPTMFYAGDGVSDLSAAKETDLLFAKADRDLVTWCENENVPFVTFRDWSSITQTVKDIAAGTVSVKDAARGRI, from the exons atggcttctTCCGACACTCCGGCTCTCAAGAACAACCCCAAGTTCATCTTCTTTACCGACTTTGACGGCACCGTCACCACCGCCGATTCTAATGACTACATGACCGACAACCTTGGTTTCGGTGTTGAGCGCCGTCGTCAGCTTAACAAGGATGTTCTCTTTGGAAAGATGCACTTCCGCGATAGCTTTGTTGAGATGCTTGACAGTATCAAAACTCCCTTCGACGAGTGTGTCGACATCCTCCTCAAAAACATCAAGCTCGACCCTGGCTTCAAGGAGTTCTATGATTGGGCGCAACAGAACAATGTTCCTATTGTCATCCTCAGTGGTGGTATGGAGCCTGTCATTCGGGCTCTCCTGGACACTCTTCTCGGTCCTGGTTGGGATATCCAGATCGTGAGCAACTATGTCACAGCACGCGAGGGCAAGACTCTGAAGGATGAGGGTGGCTGGAGAATTGAGTTCCATGACGACAG TATCCACGGCCATGACAAGTCTATCGAGATCCGCAAGTATTCATCGCTACCTGGCCGACCTACTATGTTCTACGCTGGCGATGGTGTTTCCGATCTCTCTGCCGCCAAGGAAACCGATCTGTTGTTTGCCAAGGCTGATAGAG ATCTCGTCACCTGGTGTGAGAATGAAAACGTTCCCTTTGTCACATTCCGTGATTGGTCCAGTATCACTCAAACCGTCAAGGACATTGCGGCTGGCACCGTTTCTGTCAAGGATGCTGCCCGTGGCCGCATTTAA
- a CDS encoding hypothetical protein (TransMembrane:11 (n4-12c17/18o133-156i168-189o195-214i226-250o256-278i308-334o346-365i377-396o402-424i436-458o464-484i)) yields the protein MEPSMLSGLVAVEPALAKSQDEELYRPLTAPAKTVSRTQVGTYHRESFELHNIPIRDDRTGDAFSTNVSNDLEMSRPNTPDSNTEVVEALPTFWNPFMNRFRALFGCLAQLGNALSDGAAGALIPYMEKYYSIGYGTVSLIFVGQAIGFIAAAVFLDVLRAKLGRAKLLGLGQALVTLAYIPIICGAPFGVVVVSFFFIGFSISVNVAIGNLFFGGLRNGTFMLGILHGTYGIGGTIGPLIATALVTAANAVWNRYYIITCVLGAVTFVLGTWAFWTYEKEMSPTARQRESSQAGESMMNSMFLAMKLRIVFLGSLFIFAYQGAEVSISGWVISFLIEDRDGDPSSVGYVTAGFWAGITIGRFLLSAPAQRIGEKKLVYFLTAGALAFELLVWFVPNIVGNAIAVSIVGLFLGPIYPCAAAVFLRGMSRRESLSGIGTISACGSAGGAVAPFITGLLAQAVGTFVLHPIAIFLFVVMLVCWYFLPTEDKRTE from the exons ATGGAACCTTCAATGCTCTCGGGCCTCGTTGCAGTGGAACCAGCCCTTGCCAAATCTCAAGACGAAGAGCTCTATCGACCCTTGACAGCACCCGCAAAAACAGTCTCAAGAACACAAGTCGGTACCTATCATAGAGAGTCATTCGAACTACACAACATTCCAATCCGAGATGATCGTACAGGAGATGCATTTTCTACCAACGTCAGTAACGACCTTGAAATGAGTCGACCCAACACTCCAGACTCCAATACCGAAGTTGTCGAAGCTCTACCTACTTTTTGGAACCCGTTCATGAACCGTTTCAGAGCCCTTTTCGGTTGCCTTGCACAACTAGGCAATGCACTTAGTGATGGTGCTGCTGGTGCATTGATTCCATACATGGAAAA ATATTATAGTATTGGATATGGCACGGTATCCCTGATCTTCGTCGGACAAGCCATTGGATTTATCGCCGCAGCCGTATTCCTAGACGTGCTGCGAGCCAAACTTGGTCGAGCCAAGCTCCTCGGGCTGGGTCAAGCCTTGGTCACTTTGGCCTATATACCTATTATCTGCGGGGCACCTTTTGGAGTTGTCGTCGTCTCATTTTTCTTTATCGGCTTTAGCATTTCGGTTAATGTCGCCATCGGGAACCTCTTCTTTGGCGGACTCCGAAACGGAACATTTATGCTTGGTATCCTCCATGGCACTTACGGAATAGGAGGTACGATTGGACCTTTAATTGCTACTGCACTCGTCACAGCTGCAAATGCAGTATGGAACCGATACTACATTATAACATGTGTTCTCGGTGCCGTGACCTTTGTCCTGGGCACTTGGGCGTTCTGGACATACGAAAAGGAGATGAGTCCTACGGCTCGCCAGAGAGAATCATCCCAGGCGGGAGAGTCGATGATGAACAGCATGTTCCTTGCTATGAAGCTGCGTATCGTGTTTCTTGGctctctcttcatctttgctTACCAGGGAGCCGAAGTTTCTATCTCCGGCTGGGTCATATCTTTCCTCATTGAAGATCGTGATGGAGACCCTTCTTCGGTCGGTTATGTGACAGCAGGCTTCTGGGCGGGTATCACAATTGGTCGCTTTCTCCTGTCTGCCCCTGCTCAACGCATAGGCGAGAAAAAGCTCGTTTATTTTCTCACCGCGGGTGCGTTGGCGTTTGAACTTCTTGTTTGGTTTGTGCCCAACATTGTAGGCAACGCCATCGCTGTCTCTATTGTCGGCCTCTTTCTTGGGCCAATCTATCCATGTGCCGCAGCGGTCTTCCTCCGTGGTATGAGCCGACGCGAGTCTCTAAGTGGGATTGGGACAATAAGTGCTTGTGGTAGTGCAGGAGGAGCAGTTGCGCCTTTCATTACTGGTCTCcttgctcaggccgttggcACATTTGTACTCCACCCTATTGCGATTTTCCTTTTCGTTGTCATGTTGGTGTGCTGGTACTTTCTACCTACAGAGGATAAGAGGACTGAGTAA